In Edaphobacter aggregans, the sequence GGTGAAGGCGGCATACACGCAAGAATGAGGGTGACGATCGCCTCCCTTGCGGGAGGCGATTTGTTTTGCTGCTAGTGTTTTGGATCTAGATGGATTGGTTCAGCACTCGGTTTAGGCGCTGGACGAAGGTGGCGGGGTCTTTCAGCTGCACGCCTTCGAGTATCAACGCCTGGTCGAAGAGGAGCCATGCAGCGTCTTCTACTTTGCTATTACTTGGGTCGGCGAGCAGCTTTCTGATGATCTCGTGATCGGGGTTGATCTCGAGTGTGGGTTGCAGTACAGGCAGGTTCTTCTGGCCCATGGCCTGCATCATCTGGCGCATGCGGGCTGAGGGCTCGTCCTCATCGGATACGATGACAGAAGGGCTGTTGGCGAGGCGGGACGAGGCGCGAACCTCTTTGACAGCCGCGCCGATCGTAGCCTTGATCTTATCGAGCAGAGGTTGGAGTTCTTCGGCCTTCTCGGGCGTGGAGTCGTCCTTGAGGTCTTCAGAGGTGGAGGACTTGTTGACGGCCTTGAGATCAGTGTCGCCGTAGCTAGTGACGGTCGAGAAGACGATCTCATCGACATCGTCGTCGAGGATGAAGACCTCGATGCCCTTCTTCTTATAGATCTCAAGGAGGGGTGAGTTGCGAAGCATGGATTCGGAGCCGCCGGTGATGTAATAGAGCGCCTTTTGCTCGGGCTGCATGCGCTCCTTGACCTCGGCGAGCGAGGTGAGTCCTTCAACCTTGGTGGACTTGAAGCGGATGAGGTCGAGCAGCATCTCGCGGTTGGCGTAGTCGCCGTAGAGACCTTCCTTAAGTGGACGGTTGTACTCGGCGATGAACCGCGAATATTTCTCAGGATCGTTGGTGGCGATGGTCTTCAGCTCGGAGAGGATCTTTTTGACGCTGGCGGTTTTGATGCTGGTGAGTACCTTATTCTGCTGCAGTATCTCGCGCGAGACGTTGAGCGGGAGATCTTCGGAGTCGATGATGCCGCGAACGAAGCGAAGGTACTGCGGGAGCAGGTCCTTGGAGTCGTCCATGATGAAGACGCGCTTGACGTAGAGCTTGACGCCGCCTTTGTAGTCGGCCTGATAGAGATCGAGCGGCGCTTTGGCCGGGATGTAGAAGAGAGTGGTGTACTCGAGTGTGCCTTCGGCGCGGGTGTGGAACCAGAAAAGAGGGTCTTCCCATCCGCCGGTGAGCGATTTGTAGAGTTCTTTGTAATCGTCATCGCTGAGCTCGGACTTAGAGCGTCTCCACATGGCGCTGGCGGCGTTGATCTGTTCGGTGGTGCGGGTCTTGACGGATTCTTTCTTCTCTGCGTCCCAGTCGGCCTTGTCGTAAGTGAGGAAGATGGGGAAGGCGATGTGATTGGAATACTTCCTGACGATCTCCTGCAGGCGCCAGCCGTTGGCGTACTGCGCGCCTTCGTCATTGAAGTGGATGAGAATGGTGGTTCCTGCGGTCTTACGCGCATTGGCGCCGGAGACTTCTTCGATGTCGAAGCCGGTTTCGCCATCGCTTGTCCACTTGAAGGTCTTGTCATCGCCGGCCTTGCGGGAGAAGACCTCGACCTTGTCGGCGACCATGAAGGCGGAGTAGAAGCCAACGCCGAACTGTCCGATGAGGTTGGAGTCCTTGCGGGCATCGCCGGAGAGCTGTGTGAGGAAGTTCTTGGTGCCTGAGCGCGCGATGGTGCCAAGGTGCGAGACGAGGTCTTCCTCATTCATGCCGATGCCCGTGTCGGAGACGGTGAGAGTCTTGTTGGCTTCGTCGAGTTCGAGATCGATGCGCGGCGAGTCGATGCCATTACCGACAAGGGCTTTGTACTCGTCGTCGGTAAGGCTGAGATGGCGCAGCTTGTCGAGCGCGTCGGAGGAGTTAGAGATGAGTTCGCGGAGAAAGATTTCGGGATGCGAGTAGAGAGAGTGAACGATCAGCTGCAGGAGCTGGGAGACTTCGGTCTGGAATTGTTGCTTGGACATAACACCATTATTGCCTATTGCCAAAACGGGAGCGAGATGAAGATGGGTCGAGGTGGCGTCGCTGGAGTGAGGGGCAATCCGGAGCTTGAGCGTCAGTAGGCGCCCATAGGGCTTCGCACTCATTGCGCGACTCGACGATTTGGCATCCATCAGTCGCTTTCGTTACTCGTACACTGATCTCGGAAGAGCTGATGAACCTGTCGAGTAGCATCGGTCTAAAGTAGGGACAGGTCGTAATGACGTGTGCAGAAACAGAGCAGCGATTTCGATCAGTTCACAACTTTTTGCAATTTGTTGCGTTCTTGTGACATGTCGCTGCGAGCTACTCCCTTATTCTTCAGTCTGATGAAGTGAGGCACGCACATATGTTGAAGCCTCAAGTTCGACGTTGGTCCGAGCGGTCACGAGTCCTGGTACTCATGCTCGCAGTCATGATCCCCGCGTCCGCTCTCATCTTAGTCAGCG encodes:
- the htpG gene encoding molecular chaperone HtpG — encoded protein: MSAKPYGRLLTLKLRIAPHSSDATSTHLHLAPVLAIGNNGVMSKQQFQTEVSQLLQLIVHSLYSHPEIFLRELISNSSDALDKLRHLSLTDDEYKALVGNGIDSPRIDLELDEANKTLTVSDTGIGMNEEDLVSHLGTIARSGTKNFLTQLSGDARKDSNLIGQFGVGFYSAFMVADKVEVFSRKAGDDKTFKWTSDGETGFDIEEVSGANARKTAGTTILIHFNDEGAQYANGWRLQEIVRKYSNHIAFPIFLTYDKADWDAEKKESVKTRTTEQINAASAMWRRSKSELSDDDYKELYKSLTGGWEDPLFWFHTRAEGTLEYTTLFYIPAKAPLDLYQADYKGGVKLYVKRVFIMDDSKDLLPQYLRFVRGIIDSEDLPLNVSREILQQNKVLTSIKTASVKKILSELKTIATNDPEKYSRFIAEYNRPLKEGLYGDYANREMLLDLIRFKSTKVEGLTSLAEVKERMQPEQKALYYITGGSESMLRNSPLLEIYKKKGIEVFILDDDVDEIVFSTVTSYGDTDLKAVNKSSTSEDLKDDSTPEKAEELQPLLDKIKATIGAAVKEVRASSRLANSPSVIVSDEDEPSARMRQMMQAMGQKNLPVLQPTLEINPDHEIIRKLLADPSNSKVEDAAWLLFDQALILEGVQLKDPATFVQRLNRVLNQSI